The DNA region CTCAAACATATTGTTCAACTTATTTTCTAGTgaggtaaacaaaacaaagctggtATTAACCAATTCTACTGATGAGAAAATAAGACCAATGATATAGTGCTGAGAAGTAGAGCTGGAACTTGGATTCAAATACTTTGGTTCCCCTCTCTTCCAATATACCACACTACCTCCAGACAGAAAGATGTGAGGCTATTAGTCTGCCTAAAATCACAAGAACAGAAGAGGTGATCTACGAGgtttcaaaatgagaaataacacTTGCCTTTTGAATTCACTCCTCTTAGATGAGCTGCATGTGATTTTCTCCACATACCCTGTGGAACCACATTCAGGGGTGGTTTTCTGTCAGGAGAAAAGGACCAAAGCACATGTCAGGTAAGGGcagcagaagcagaaagaatGCCATTCAGAAGGGGCAGGTGTCCAATTGCTATGGCTCAGCGCTGGTGGGCAACAGAGAACCAAGAAAGAGTTCTAATGGGGATGGTGGATATATTGGTTGCATAATGATAAACATATTAGAAAGAACACTttagaggggcgcttgggtggctcagtcgttaagtgtctgccttcggctcaggtcatgatcccggggccctgggattgagccccactttgggctccctgctccgcgggaagcctgcttctctctctcccactctccctgcttgtgttccctctcttgctgtctgtctctctgtcaaataaagtctttaaaaaaaaagaacactttagaAGCAACAGTCTAAGAGAAACAAGGACAGGTTCCAGAGCTTACTGGATTAAAAATGATcatgactggggtgcctggctggctcagtcagcatttgactcttgatctcagggttatgagctCCAGCCCTACATTGgagtagagcttacttaaaataaaatctttaggggcgcctgggtggctcagtcagttgggcacctgccttcggctcatcaggatcgggccctgcatcgggctccctgctgggccagaagcctgcttctccgtctcccactccccctgcttgtgttccttctctagctctctctctctgtcaaataaataaaatctttaaaaaaaattttaaaaaaatgaacatgattaTTAGCCAAATATTACCATTAACTTAAGAAAGGGCACATATTCAGAGGGAAAACAAATTCAGATGTGGACATACACTGAGACTgcaaggaaaaatacaaaaagacgATGCAAGGGCACACTGAGACTGAGCTGATACAACAAAAACgggagagaggggcgcctgcgtggctcagtggttaagcgtgtgccttaggctcaggtcaggatcccagggtcctgggatcatgacctgagacgaaggcagacgcccgactgagccacccaggcgcccctaaacaaaatcttaaaaaaaaaaaaggagagagaataaataCTCACAGCCTGGAAATTAGAACACTGAGCACATTCTTCCGCCACCACAAATTCTTCCACCAGCCAGCACGGCAAATTTGAGGTGCTCACTAAGAAGGGAGAGAAATGCCAGCCCCGGGCTTCATTTAGAAAGCACCTCTCCCAAAGGTGCTGCCCACCCAACTTCTCAGGACAGCTGAACGCTTCCTTCCACGTGGCGCCACCCTTTCCCACCTGTGCTCCCGTTAAATGGGaggatgtcaaaagaaaacacTGCGGGGGTGTCGAGTTACCACACCATCACCCACCTGACAGCTGCTCCGCCCGCACAGGAGCCTCGGCTTGGCTGCAGCcggaggaaggagggtggggaggcacaAATCAGAAGCTAGAAAACAGGGAAGTCCCCACCTCCGCGGTGCAGGATCACGcactccctccccgccccccgccccccgcccccaccccctgcccccaggggcgCGGACGACGCGATCCTCCCGCCCCCTCTTCTCCTCAGCCCTCAGCCGCTCCTTACCAGAGCTTTAAGGTGAAAAAGCAGAGCAACCAACAGAGGTGGCTGCCCTGGGGGAGGCCCCGCCTCTGTCCGCCCGCAGGCATGGAGTGCTCGGTGTCGCGCGGGCCGGGACGGAGGGACTTGCTTGACTGGCCTTGTGCCTCCGTCGGAGCGCCTACACGGCAGCCGCCGGGAGGTTCCAGGTCACGGCTGCGAAATGCTGGGACTGCCTATCAGGGCAAAGGCATTATTGGGACGTCCCCATGCCCACGGCAAGAAAAGCCAACGCGCATTTGTGGGACTGGGCTGTGAGCTCACTTCTTCGGACCCGCACGGCCCCCGGGACAGGCGGCGGGGCGTACGGCCTAGCGCCCCGTCCCCGCCGCGGCCATCTTCCCCGCGGAGGATGCCGGGCCCGCGGAGGGCGTGGGGGGGAGCGCCGCAGCCGCGGGGGATGCCGGGACGGGGAGGGTTCCAGCGGCCGCGCCGCTCGGCGCAGGCGCGCGGGTTGCGGCCGGCTGGGGTCCGCGGGCCGGGCTCGTGCCGCTCGCCGGGGTTCGCTGGGACCCGGGCCTCCTGTGTGGTGCGAGGCGCCCCGGGCAGTCGCCCGTTGGCCCATTCTGGGCGGGGTGAGCAGCGACACGGAAGGAGCAGTCCGTCGCTGCCTCCGAAAACGCTGGGCTTGCCCGTCGAGCCGCCGCCTGACCCCCGTCCTGCCCCGACGGTCCCGGGGGCGAGGCGACACTGCGCCTTCTCCTCCCGAGGCGCGGTGTCGTCTTCTCGCGTGCTcgtttattcttaagtaatttttttgCGTAATCCCTGCGCCCCACGCGGGGCCTGAGCCCCGGCCCCGAGGTGAGGGGCCTCCCGCTCCCCCGGCCGAGACGCCGGCGCCCCGGGTCCGGCTAATTCCGGACTGCCCCCGGGACTGGGGCTCTGATGAGCTCCTCCGCCCTCCGCCCTCCGGCTCCCGCCCGTGGGAGTCCCGGGAAGAATCGAGGCGGGACTTTCCGGCGCCATCCGCCTCTCTAGTCTCTAAAATGGAAAGGTTAATGCGCAGTTTCCAGGGGGTTTTGGCGAGATGCAAATGAAATGTGTAGTTAAGTATTTCCTTTATCCTCTAATTGCAATGGGTCCCATTACTATCCTACTTTTTGAATTCAACATTTAGGTCATTTTGGTCTTCAGTAATCCCGAGGAGTCCGGTGTTGTCCCTATTTT from Neomonachus schauinslandi chromosome 6, ASM220157v2, whole genome shotgun sequence includes:
- the LOC110579325 gene encoding protein JTB isoform X3, translated to MPAGGQRRGLPQGSHLCWLLCFFTLKLCQAEAPVRAEQLSVSTSNLPCWLVEEFVVAEECAQCSNFQAKTTPECGSTGYVEKITCSSSKRSEFKSCRSALMEQHLFWKFEGAIVGVALVFACLVIVRQRQLDRKALEKVRKQIESI